The Elusimicrobiota bacterium nucleotide sequence AGCGCCACCTGTTCCAGGGTGAGTTCCTTCAAGGGATTCTCCTCGTGAAGGTAGACCGCGATACCGTCTTTGGCCACGGAAATTTCAACGGGGTTCCGCCCCGTGAGTTCCTTGAGCGCCGCCCGCTCTTTATCTTTCATCGGTCGGGAGGAGGCACAGATATCGGTGGAGCCTGAAAGGAGTGCGGCGATCCCCGTGCCGGACCCTCCCCCGGTGACCTGGACCACCACGTCCGACCGTTCCACCATATACCGCTCGGCCCAGCGTTGGTTTAAAATCACCATGGTGTCGGAACCCTTGATGGTGACTGTTGGAGCGGCCGCCCCGTTCAGGGCGAAAAAAGAAAAGGTGATGGCCAGGAGTTTTTTCATAGGGGAGAATCTATCACTTTCGAGGAAAGTTCGGGAGGGGATTCTGGGGCAATGTGGGGAAATGGTTTAAGCCGGGAGCGTCTTTGTTTATTTAAAACGCATGACAAACAGCACGATAGCGCGTCTTGGCAGGTGTGTCGCAAGATATTGGGGTGAAGTCGAATAGAGAGTCGGGAGGGTTTGTATCAGATGTCGGGGATTTAGATAAAAGGGGCCAGGGTATGAGCGCACAACTACCGGATCGGATTATTTTTCAAAATCGGGAGTACGATATCATTTCGTTTTCCCCACATAAACTATTTGATCCGGCCCCATGGGGATTAGAGCCATCGTCTCCTCACAGGGCCTGTCTCCGGGGCACCTTGGCCACTTTTGCCGTTAAAGAGAACATCCTCCATTTACAAGATTTACGGTATTGGACACACCGTTCCCCTTTACTGGGGCTGGGTGCCGGTAAAATGATTCGAGAAGAAGAGGCGGGGGAGTGCCCGGGTTATCTCTATCAGGGGATTAACGCGGTCATCCCCTGGAGTGGGCAACTCGTCTTAGGCCGTTCGTTTTTCTGGCCGCTTCTTTTGCCCCGGGGCTTTCAACCGGCGTGGAAGTATAAAGAGGTCATGCAATTGGTCTTTGAAGAGGGATCTCTTCGCGCTTTTGGAGATATGAGCAAAAAGATAGCCCGGGTTCGGGCGGAAGTATTGGAGACGGTGGCCGCGGCAGGATTTTAGGTTGGTGAGGTTAAAAGATTTTCAAGCGGGGTCAGGATCGTGTCCCTCTCCGCTTGGAACGCCATTTTTTTGTTGGAGGGAACGGATCCCGCGGAGGGAATTTTCAGGGTTAGGAAGTTGACGGTTGTTCCATTTTTGAGGATTTCAAAGTGCAGGTGCGGGCCGGTCGAGAGGCCCGTGGATCCCACATAGCCGATCACCTGCCCTTGATTGACCTTCGTCCCCGGGCCCATCTTCTTGGCGAACCGGGAAAGATGTCCGTAGTAAGTCGTGTAGGTCCCGTTGTGGCGCACCTGCACCAAGTTGCCCAACCCGCCCTTCCTTCCACGAAAAATAATTGTTCCATCCCCAACGGAAACCACGGGGGTTCCTGTCGCCGCGGCGTAATCCGTACCGTGGTGGGGACGCCACCGGCGGAGGATAGGATGGAATCGCCGGTTCGTGAAGCCCGACGAAATTCGACGGAAATTGAGCGGCGCGTGAAGGAAGGCTTTTCGTAAAGAACCGCCCTCTTTGTCGTAATAGCTCCCCATGAACCGGGTCGCCGTGTGATGGCCGGTAGCTCTCCCGTCGTAAATGGCCCCTAAAATTCGCACATTGACCAACCGCTGGTTTGGGGTCCGTTCCTCTTCCCAGGTGAGGGCGAAACGGTCTCCATCTCGGGTTTCGGTTAAAAAATCGATGGACCAGGCAAAGATGTCGGCCAGCTCCACAATCACATTCGCTTCCATGCCTTGTTTAGACAGGCTGGCCCACAGCGATTCGGAGATGTTTCCGGAAGCGGTCTTTTGCGTTCGCGCAAGCGGGACGGCTTCTTTTCGCGCGGTCAGGGTTGGGCCGGCGGGTGAAGTTTCCGTAAGTGTGTCGAGGACGGGAGGGGGGACCGATTCGACAATGTATCGTTCAAGACGACGGACGATGGAAAGGCTTTGAAACTCGCCGGAAGTGCTGTGGTGGACCTCGTAACGGTCTCCCGCGTTAAGGGTGCGCGGGTTAAGGTGTTTGGCAAGGGCTTTCACAATGGCGACGGATTCTTCGGGAGAGATGGAAGCGTCTTTTAAGACATTGTACAAAAGAGTCCCTCGGGAGAAAGACCCTGCCGAAACGACAAAACGGGAAACCTCCTCTGCCTCGAGGGGAAAATCCGAAAGGGAATCGTTTCCGCTCCTCATCCGGGAAAACAACCACAGGGTCACAATCCCCACGGCGAACAGGACCAAAACCCACAGTCCCAGTCGCACGGGCTCATGGAGTTCCCCTTGCTCAGAAAAGAGCGCTCGAACGCGTCGTCTCACGAAAGGATTATAAAGCGAGGCCGTCCCGCTGTCAAGAAATTCAACCCTTTTCAGTCCCTTGCCGATAATTCTATAGTGAGTTAGCGAAAGGCGTGTTTCTTGAATCGGTAGGACACCAGGAGGCATCATCATGACGAAGGGCAATCTTCCCCAAGGCGACCTGAAAGAAATCATCGTCCGAAATTTGCGAACGACCAGCGGGCGAACCCCCGAATACGCCACCAACAATGACTGGTACTTAGCCCTGGCGTTAACCGTTCGGGAGCGGGTCTACGGGTCCATGGACTACGTCATGGGTCGGTTAAGTCAACCGGATGGCCGGATGGTGGCGTATCTCTCGGCCGAATTCCTGCTCGGTCCCCATCTTCGCAACCACATTATTAATTTGGATTTAAGCGGTCCTGTGCAAGAGGCGATGACCGCCTTGGGGCTTACCCTGGAAGACGTCCTGGCTCAAGAAGAGGAACCAGGCCTTGGCAATGGAGGGTTGGGGCGATTGGCCGCGTGTTATTTGGATTCTATGGCGACTCTGGGGATTCCCGCCAAGGGGTACGGCATTCGATACGAATTTGGAATTTTTAATCAGATGATTCGAGATGGGGTCCAAGTGGAAACCACCGACAAATGGCTTCGACGGGGAAACCCGTGGGAAATTCCCCATCCGGACTTGGCGTTCAAGATCGGGTTTGGAGGGCGTACCGAAAGTTACCGTAACGCCGGGGGACGCGTTCTTTGTCGCTGGATTCCCAATTGGGTGGTCAATGGCGTGGCCTACGACACACCCATGACGGGGTACCATTCCCCCAGCGCGGCCCTTCTGCGGTTGTGGAAAGCGGAAGCCGTGGAGTCTTTTGATTTCGGTGCGTTTAACAGTGGGGATTATTACCGTGCGGTTCAGGACAAGATCACCTCTGAAAACATTTCGAAGGTTCTTTACCCCAACGATGACGTGATTGAGGGCAAGAGACTGCGGTTGGAACAACAGTATTTCTTTGTTTCCTGCACCCTTCAAGACTTGATCCGCGTAAATTTGGCCCTTAAAAATCCCCTCACCCAGTTCCATAAGAAATTTGCGGTGCAATTGAACGACACCCATCCCAGCGTGGCGG carries:
- a CDS encoding peptidoglycan DD-metalloendopeptidase family protein, whose protein sequence is MRRRVRALFSEQGELHEPVRLGLWVLVLFAVGIVTLWLFSRMRSGNDSLSDFPLEAEEVSRFVVSAGSFSRGTLLYNVLKDASISPEESVAIVKALAKHLNPRTLNAGDRYEVHHSTSGEFQSLSIVRRLERYIVESVPPPVLDTLTETSPAGPTLTARKEAVPLARTQKTASGNISESLWASLSKQGMEANVIVELADIFAWSIDFLTETRDGDRFALTWEEERTPNQRLVNVRILGAIYDGRATGHHTATRFMGSYYDKEGGSLRKAFLHAPLNFRRISSGFTNRRFHPILRRWRPHHGTDYAAATGTPVVSVGDGTIIFRGRKGGLGNLVQVRHNGTYTTYYGHLSRFAKKMGPGTKVNQGQVIGYVGSTGLSTGPHLHFEILKNGTTVNFLTLKIPSAGSVPSNKKMAFQAERDTILTPLENLLTSPT